The DNA region GAGCACGCGCCCGAGTCGCAAGTGGCAGGTGGCTTTCGCAGCGGCCTCCGAAGCCGCGCTGATGCCCTTCTCGAGCTCATCGATCAGCGTTTGCCAATCGCGATTGGTCTCGAGGTTCGTGAAACGCTCCTGAAGATCCATGGATGTCCTCGGTCGATTCAACCGGCTGGAGAGACTCTTGCACGACAACGACGACAGCGGAGTGCGTCGCGCAGGAGAGCTTCGATACGACGACCCGGGTGCCTCTGTGCAACCGGGCAGCCGTCCGCCATGAAGCGGGCGGACGAAACCGAAGCCAGGCTAACAGAGGCGGCGATGGATGTGCGCGCCAAGATGGAGGGATTTTCTTTCAGCGGTCGGCCTGACGCTGCGTCGCACGATGTGCGCTCGGACGCGGCGCCACGGGCGCTCCCGCAACGCTGAGGAGCGGGGCGACGACGACGGAAGCGCGAGGCGTTCGCGGCCTCGATGTAGGATGTCAGCTCAGGCGCGGCCGGTCAGATGGTACCGCCGAGCTGCTTGACGATCTCGCTCGCCTGGCTGCACTCGTCTTCGTACCGCTTCGCTGCCGAGCCCCGGCAAACGGTCTTCGAGAAGGCCTGGAGCTGCTGGATGGCTTCGTTCTTTCGTTGGGGATTTGCCCGCGAATAGGCGACGCCGAGGTTGAAGAAGGTGATCTGCTGGCCCTTCTCGTTGCACTTGTCGCAAGCCTTCTTGGCCGCCTCGAAGTCAGCGACGGAGCCGGAGATGTCGCCCTTCTCCATCTTCACTTGGCCCATGAGCGAGTGAAGAATGTAGGCCGTCTTGTCGCCTTCCTTCTTGAAGCCCAGGCCTTCCTTCAAGACCTGTTCGGCCTGCTCGTAGAACTTGTTGGCGATGTAGAGCTCCGCCAAGGGTCCGTAGAACGTGAGCTCGTCGGGCTTGGCTTCGATCGCCTTTGTGTAGTTCTGCATCGCGCCCGCCTCATCGTCGGCGTGGAGCAGCACCTCGGCGAGGTCGAAGTACGCGTCGGCGATGTTCGGGTCGAGCTTGATCGCCTGCAGCAGCGGCTCCTTGGCCTCCTCCCACTTCGCCGTCGGCTTCGGGGAGTCCGCCTGCTTCACGATGGCGTGACCGTGGAGAAAGAAGAAGTTCGCGTGGGTCGGAGCCATCTTCTCGGCTCGCACCAGCGTGCTCGCGACTTTGTCCCACGCTTCCTTCTTTTGGTAGGCCGTCGCGAGCTTGTTGATGATGCGGTGGTTCGACGGATCAAGCTGCGTGGCTTGCTCGTACTTCGAGATGGCCTCGTCGATGTTGGCGGCGCGTGCCTTGTCACCCTCGTTCGAGAGGTTCACGGCCTCGATGGGGTTGCGGCTGCATCCGGTGGCGAGGAGCACGAGCGAGGCGGCGACCAGCGTCTTCATCGCGCGGGAGAATAGGAGAACCGCACCGCCTGAGTCCACTGGATCCGCGCGCACAAAGGCCGAACGGCCCGCGATTTCTCGCGAGCCGTCACGGAGACTCGTAGCGAAGCCGCTTCGGGCGTGTCAGTCGCCCGGGTTGAAGATGATCGGGTAGACGACGGTGACGATGCCGCCTTCCGGTTGCGGGAACGAGAGATTCCCGAAGCCCCGGACGACACACTGCACCGCCGCTTGGTCCGGCAAGTCAGAGCCTCCGTCTTGGGCCGTCGAGACGGCACCCGAACGGTCGATGACGAACTTCACCGCCACGCGTCCCGCGAGGCTGGGGTTGGTTCGCAGACCGTTCTCGTAGCAGAGACGGAAGCGACCGAAATTCTGGCGAACGATGCGCTGGATAACCTCCGGCGGGAGGCGGCCGTTGACCTGCGTCTGGCCCTGACGAAGGCTTGGCGCCTTGGTCTTGTGCGAGCCGCCGATGCGGCCGTGGCCGTTGCCGAAGCCCTGACCGGTGCCGGTGCCGGCGCCGTGACCGATGGTGCCGATGTTGCCGAGGCCGATGCCTTCGCCGCGACCGCCGCCACCTTCACCCACGCCCGAGAGACCGAGACCGCCGGCGCCGAAGGCGTCGCCGATCGAGTCACCCCACATGTTGCCGCGGGCGCTCATGGGATCGTTGCCAAGCGAGTCTTCGCG from Myxococcales bacterium includes:
- a CDS encoding tetratricopeptide repeat protein, whose protein sequence is MKTLVAASLVLLATGCSRNPIEAVNLSNEGDKARAANIDEAISKYEQATQLDPSNHRIINKLATAYQKKEAWDKVASTLVRAEKMAPTHANFFFLHGHAIVKQADSPKPTAKWEEAKEPLLQAIKLDPNIADAYFDLAEVLLHADDEAGAMQNYTKAIEAKPDELTFYGPLAELYIANKFYEQAEQVLKEGLGFKKEGDKTAYILHSLMGQVKMEKGDISGSVADFEAAKKACDKCNEKGQQITFFNLGVAYSRANPQRKNEAIQQLQAFSKTVCRGSAAKRYEDECSQASEIVKQLGGTI